The following are encoded together in the Planctobacterium marinum genome:
- the rarD gene encoding EamA family transporter RarD yields the protein MTKDQTKAGVLLAIAAYSMWGFAPMYFKLLLDMPALEILQHRIVWSVLILMLLILVLRQNQKVLNAFKNPKVLGTLLVSGLLLAGNWLLFIWAVNNDHLLDASLGYYINPLLNVFLGRIFLGEKLRRLQQVAVIMAVIGVSILVISFGKLPWIALVLAGSFGVYGLLRKKVAVESIPGLYVESLMMLPFALAFWWLMASPASNMLNNSIDSNLILIAAGIVTTAPLICFTAAARRIQYSTLGFFQYIGPSIMFLLAVFLYGEPLDEDRLITFGFVWSALILFSFDSWRAYQQRTVKV from the coding sequence ATGACGAAAGATCAAACCAAAGCCGGAGTACTACTGGCTATCGCTGCCTATAGCATGTGGGGGTTCGCTCCCATGTATTTCAAACTCTTGCTGGATATGCCTGCCCTTGAGATCTTACAGCACCGTATCGTTTGGTCTGTGTTGATATTAATGCTCTTGATCCTGGTTTTACGACAAAACCAAAAAGTCCTGAACGCCTTCAAAAACCCTAAAGTCTTAGGCACCCTGCTGGTATCCGGCTTACTGCTGGCCGGCAACTGGTTATTGTTTATCTGGGCGGTGAACAATGATCACCTTTTGGATGCCAGTTTGGGCTATTACATTAATCCACTACTGAATGTCTTTTTAGGTCGTATTTTCCTTGGCGAAAAATTACGGCGGCTGCAACAAGTGGCTGTAATAATGGCAGTGATTGGTGTTTCGATTCTGGTGATTTCATTTGGCAAGCTGCCTTGGATAGCCTTGGTATTAGCTGGTAGCTTTGGTGTTTATGGGCTGCTGCGCAAAAAAGTTGCGGTGGAGTCCATCCCCGGATTGTATGTCGAAAGTTTAATGATGTTACCTTTTGCACTCGCTTTCTGGTGGTTAATGGCCTCACCGGCCAGTAACATGCTGAACAATTCAATAGACAGCAATCTCATCCTTATCGCCGCCGGCATCGTCACTACAGCACCGTTAATATGCTTTACTGCAGCTGCCAGACGTATTCAGTACTCTACCTTGGGTTTTTTCCAATATATCGGCCCGAGTATCATGTTCTTACTGGCAGTGTTTTTATACGGAGAACCCTTGGATGAAGACCGATTGATTACCTTCGGATTTGTCTGGTCTGCCCTAATATTATTTAGTTTTGATTCGTGGCGCGCCTATCAGCAAAGAACCGTTAAGGTGTAG
- a CDS encoding PepSY domain-containing protein, producing MLSTERTWSLPPPSLKVSQPLTIGFADVLQQYPDAKQLSIKTLLGEPHLQFLKTDIQGNAKWHVINAITGKPRPWLTEEEITTIARTRFNGNAEIKYTYLLTQNAPSELAARHLPVWQVEFDDWQSSTFYIHPHTGDIVTKRHNGWRLFDVFWRLHILDIDGENVTNSTLTIMTFLALLMAFTGLLLTIHFVRVRFAKRLRR from the coding sequence ATGCTATCCACGGAGAGGACCTGGTCACTCCCCCCCCCTTCACTGAAGGTATCCCAACCGCTGACTATTGGCTTTGCCGATGTACTTCAGCAATATCCCGATGCGAAACAATTGAGTATAAAAACTCTTTTAGGTGAGCCACACCTGCAATTCCTTAAAACCGATATTCAGGGCAATGCTAAATGGCATGTTATTAACGCCATTACAGGCAAGCCGCGCCCCTGGCTTACAGAAGAAGAAATAACAACAATAGCCCGCACTCGCTTTAACGGAAATGCCGAAATTAAATACACTTACCTGTTAACTCAAAATGCCCCCTCTGAGTTGGCCGCCAGGCATTTACCCGTATGGCAAGTTGAGTTCGATGATTGGCAATCATCCACATTCTATATCCACCCTCACACCGGAGACATAGTTACTAAACGCCATAATGGCTGGCGCTTGTTTGATGTTTTTTGGCGCTTGCACATTCTTGATATTGACGGAGAAAACGTTACCAACTCCACGCTTACAATAATGACATTTTTAGCGCTATTGATGGCGTTCACAGGGCTACTTTTAACTATTCACTTTGTGCGTGTCAGGTTTGCCAAGAGGTTGAGAAGATGA
- a CDS encoding diguanylate cyclase — MQQKVLVIEDSPTSMKVLCHLVTKAGLEPIAASTLSQAKQIFASSYPEEYLCALVDYNLPDAEDGQAIDYAIQAFIPTVVITGRLDERTRDRVLSKDVVDYIPKENAQVYDYLSRLLQRLEKNKQIGVLVVDDSRLTRSMVTALLRRHNFVTYEAEDGLEGLTVLRQHSNIKLVITDENMPNMSGVEMVAELRNTFSKEDVAVIGVSGKGSSALSARFIKSGANDYISKPYCHEEFFCRVTQNIEHIENVAAIRKAANTDYLTNLPNRRHFFTRVNANLKMAPQWVCFAIIDIDNFKVVNDTYGHEAGDHALKITAKILSRHFKYHYVSRFGGEEFCVYLSAMDDDSATELLEKAREEVAQTEMRYDGKSFKFTISIGASAEFDGNAEATLRIADKNLYKAKQSGRNQLVFE; from the coding sequence ATGCAGCAGAAAGTGCTTGTAATAGAAGACAGCCCAACCAGTATGAAAGTGCTGTGCCACCTGGTGACTAAAGCGGGCCTTGAGCCGATAGCCGCCAGTACCCTTTCACAAGCGAAACAAATTTTTGCCTCAAGTTATCCCGAAGAATATCTCTGTGCGCTAGTGGATTATAATCTGCCAGATGCCGAAGACGGTCAGGCCATCGACTACGCCATTCAGGCTTTTATACCCACTGTGGTGATAACGGGGCGTTTAGATGAGCGCACCCGTGACCGCGTTTTATCCAAAGACGTAGTGGATTATATTCCTAAAGAAAACGCACAGGTTTACGATTATCTGAGTCGCCTTTTACAACGACTGGAAAAAAATAAGCAAATCGGTGTACTGGTGGTGGATGACTCTCGCTTAACTCGCTCCATGGTGACGGCGTTATTGCGCCGTCATAATTTTGTGACTTATGAAGCTGAAGACGGGCTTGAGGGACTCACGGTATTGCGTCAGCACAGCAATATCAAGCTGGTGATCACCGATGAGAATATGCCCAATATGTCTGGTGTGGAAATGGTTGCCGAACTACGCAATACCTTTAGTAAAGAAGATGTGGCCGTGATCGGGGTTTCTGGAAAAGGCAGTTCAGCGCTTTCTGCGCGCTTTATAAAAAGCGGCGCAAATGACTACATCAGTAAACCTTATTGTCACGAGGAGTTTTTCTGTCGCGTTACTCAAAATATCGAACACATTGAGAATGTTGCGGCAATTCGAAAAGCAGCCAACACCGATTATTTAACCAATTTACCCAATCGACGCCACTTCTTTACCCGTGTGAATGCCAATTTGAAAATGGCACCACAGTGGGTTTGTTTTGCCATTATCGACATTGATAACTTTAAAGTGGTGAATGATACCTACGGTCACGAGGCCGGCGATCACGCCTTAAAAATCACGGCAAAAATCTTAAGCCGGCATTTTAAATATCACTATGTGTCCCGTTTTGGCGGAGAAGAATTCTGTGTGTATTTATCGGCTATGGACGATGACTCTGCTACCGAGTTACTGGAAAAGGCAAGGGAAGAAGTGGCGCAAACCGAAATGCGCTATGACGGAAAGTCTTTCAAGTTCACAATAAGCATTGGTGCCAGTGCCGAGTTTGATGGCAACGCTGAAGCGACATTGCGTATCGCTGATAAAAATCTCTACAAAGCCAAGCAATCAGGTCGTAATCAGTTAGTTTTCGAGTGA
- a CDS encoding nuclear transport factor 2 family protein, protein MKKVISILILLCLASFTSYAANQLTEQQIKNLTQDFIAAKNARQQPDSDEEDVEHFLSFIADEFKDEHLKFNVTVTSKEELRAGMLAKLEDKIIFSSIEILEMMIGSNVVFVKFKEHAKGQPAHLDKPIEYSAINIMSLEFTDSGKIKHIRRHHGL, encoded by the coding sequence ATGAAAAAGGTTATTTCAATTTTAATACTGCTTTGTTTGGCTTCATTCACAAGCTATGCTGCCAATCAGCTCACAGAGCAACAAATCAAAAACTTAACCCAAGATTTTATTGCCGCTAAAAATGCGCGCCAACAACCCGATTCAGACGAGGAAGATGTGGAGCATTTTCTGTCTTTTATCGCTGACGAATTTAAAGATGAACACCTTAAATTCAATGTCACGGTAACCAGTAAAGAAGAGTTGAGAGCCGGCATGCTAGCCAAGCTGGAGGATAAGATAATCTTTAGCTCTATCGAAATTCTGGAGATGATGATTGGCAGTAATGTGGTATTTGTAAAGTTCAAAGAGCACGCCAAAGGGCAGCCAGCACATCTGGATAAACCCATCGAATATTCGGCGATAAATATTATGTCTCTGGAGTTTACCGATTCAGGTAAAATCAAGCACATCCGCCGTCATCACGGATTATAA
- a CDS encoding ATP-binding protein, translated as MSAAMTLEEENQKLKQELDKVRAERDKYKQLFDVSADALSIIDLESSCFIECNSAAVQMHGVENEQNFLNLSPAQISPEFQACGRPSNEMAREYITKTVTEGPQVFQWLHSRLDGTVFECLVSLTAIPVQGSTLVLAIGRDISPLVKVQRELELALLESTRFEEAYLHEKEKFEQFVDLAPIGIAINKMADGAFKFVNKEFSRFTGYKINELNEMDYWQLTPEEYAEQEAEQLTRLQESGRYGPYKKHYIHQKGHRYPVLLSGIRIVARDGEEQIWSVVQDISQQQEAEDTLRRAKDEAIQASNAKSEFLSNMSHEIRTPMNGVLGTLQLLGEENNSEKGAKLISNAIFSANTLLTIINDILDYSKIESNQLTIEQVDFSLALIAESVIADMEPVAQEKGITLALNIEANMPLVWIGDPVRIRQIMMNLISNAVKFTEQGSVEVSLRESERGGLAGLLIDITDTGIGMSKEAVSSLFERFTQADSTITRKFGGTGLGMSITNNLVSLMDGNIRVASSEGKGTKFVIFIPLLKSKKAEVKLAEARDIAIPDLTEKRVLVAEDNFVNREIIESMLEKTHAEIHFAENGQEALALFPEINPDIVLMDIQMPIMDGKEAFKRIRQINSTVPIVALTANVMSQDIRDYRAMGFTGHLGKPFDIQQIYRCLTVHLFS; from the coding sequence TTGAGTGCTGCTATGACGTTGGAAGAAGAAAACCAAAAACTCAAACAGGAGCTTGATAAGGTTCGAGCGGAGAGGGACAAGTATAAACAATTGTTTGATGTGTCTGCCGATGCGTTGTCCATCATCGATTTAGAATCGAGCTGCTTTATTGAATGCAATAGTGCTGCTGTGCAAATGCACGGCGTGGAAAATGAGCAGAATTTTTTAAATCTCAGCCCGGCGCAAATCTCCCCGGAATTTCAAGCCTGTGGCAGGCCGTCAAACGAGATGGCCAGAGAGTACATCACTAAAACGGTAACCGAAGGTCCGCAGGTTTTTCAGTGGTTACATTCCCGGTTGGACGGTACTGTTTTTGAATGTTTGGTATCCCTCACCGCTATACCTGTTCAGGGAAGTACGCTGGTACTTGCCATCGGAAGAGATATTTCTCCTCTGGTGAAGGTGCAACGAGAACTAGAACTGGCGCTGTTAGAGTCAACACGTTTTGAAGAAGCTTACTTACATGAAAAAGAAAAGTTCGAACAGTTTGTGGATCTCGCTCCCATAGGTATCGCCATCAACAAGATGGCAGATGGTGCCTTTAAATTCGTGAACAAAGAGTTCAGCCGTTTTACGGGCTACAAAATTAATGAGCTCAACGAGATGGATTATTGGCAACTCACTCCAGAAGAGTACGCTGAGCAAGAGGCCGAGCAGTTAACACGACTACAGGAATCTGGTCGTTATGGGCCTTATAAAAAACATTACATTCATCAAAAAGGCCATCGTTATCCCGTTTTACTCTCTGGTATCCGCATTGTTGCTCGAGATGGAGAAGAGCAAATTTGGTCCGTTGTACAAGATATTAGTCAGCAACAAGAAGCTGAAGACACCCTGCGAAGGGCCAAAGACGAGGCGATTCAGGCCAGCAATGCCAAGAGCGAGTTTTTGTCCAACATGAGCCATGAGATACGTACACCCATGAATGGAGTATTGGGTACATTGCAACTGCTTGGAGAAGAGAATAACAGCGAAAAAGGCGCGAAGTTGATCAGCAATGCCATTTTCTCGGCCAACACTTTGCTCACCATCATCAACGATATTCTGGATTATTCCAAAATCGAATCCAATCAACTGACTATTGAGCAGGTGGATTTTTCATTGGCACTTATCGCTGAGTCGGTTATTGCCGATATGGAGCCCGTGGCGCAGGAGAAGGGCATAACCCTTGCTCTCAATATTGAAGCAAATATGCCACTGGTGTGGATAGGCGACCCTGTCAGGATCAGACAGATCATGATGAACCTGATTTCCAATGCCGTGAAATTCACGGAACAAGGGAGTGTCGAAGTTAGTCTGCGAGAGTCTGAAAGAGGTGGCCTGGCGGGCCTGTTAATCGACATTACCGACACAGGCATTGGCATGTCCAAAGAGGCGGTAAGCTCCTTATTCGAGCGATTCACTCAGGCAGATTCCACCATCACCCGAAAGTTTGGTGGAACAGGGCTGGGTATGTCGATAACCAACAATCTGGTAAGTCTAATGGATGGCAACATTCGTGTTGCCAGCAGCGAAGGCAAGGGCACAAAGTTTGTCATTTTTATTCCGTTATTAAAGTCTAAGAAAGCCGAGGTGAAGTTGGCGGAAGCACGAGATATAGCTATACCCGACTTAACCGAGAAGCGAGTACTTGTTGCCGAGGATAATTTTGTCAATCGCGAAATTATCGAATCCATGCTGGAAAAGACTCATGCCGAGATACATTTCGCAGAAAATGGTCAAGAAGCGCTGGCGCTTTTCCCTGAAATCAATCCAGATATCGTACTAATGGATATTCAAATGCCGATTATGGACGGTAAAGAAGCCTTTAAACGGATCCGACAAATTAACTCTACCGTCCCCATTGTGGCACTCACAGCGAATGTGATGTCGCAGGATATCCGAGATTATCGTGCCATGGGCTTCACCGGTCATCTGGGCAAACCCTTTGATATTCAACAGATATATCGTTGTTTAACCGTGCATCTGTTTTCCTAG
- a CDS encoding tautomerase family protein gives MPYVNVHVTKGVTREQKAELVKDITHSLQRVLGKNPEHTHVVIQEIAEENWGYAGMLTDDWKKSQS, from the coding sequence ATGCCCTATGTGAATGTGCATGTGACAAAAGGCGTAACGCGAGAGCAAAAAGCGGAACTGGTGAAGGATATCACCCATTCCTTACAACGGGTCTTGGGCAAAAATCCAGAGCATACCCATGTTGTCATTCAAGAAATAGCTGAAGAAAACTGGGGCTATGCGGGCATGCTGACGGATGATTGGAAGAAGAGCCAGTCTTAG
- the yidD gene encoding membrane protein insertion efficiency factor YidD yields MSARGSGTVAALETKRSLMKTISILAIRIYQKFLSPYKGFRCAHAALYKGDSCSNAVLKIIEQQGLVRGYCLIRQRFNDCKAAHVVLVEKKDKDKKEKGKWYDCCDPSPACNVTSCSKNKGCDLPELPCDCSFL; encoded by the coding sequence ATGTCAGCAAGAGGCTCTGGTACTGTCGCTGCTTTGGAGACTAAAAGGAGTTTGATGAAAACTATATCCATATTGGCCATTCGCATTTATCAAAAGTTCTTATCTCCCTATAAAGGTTTTAGGTGCGCTCATGCAGCTTTGTATAAGGGGGACTCTTGCTCAAATGCGGTACTTAAGATCATTGAGCAGCAAGGCTTAGTGCGCGGTTATTGTTTAATCCGACAAAGGTTTAATGACTGTAAAGCCGCACATGTTGTGCTTGTTGAAAAGAAAGACAAGGACAAAAAGGAAAAGGGTAAATGGTACGATTGTTGTGACCCTTCTCCGGCATGTAACGTAACTTCATGTTCAAAAAACAAAGGATGTGATTTACCAGAGCTGCCATGCGATTGCTCTTTCTTGTGA
- the uvrD gene encoding DNA helicase II gives MDVSRLLDNLNDKQRSAVAAPAQDMLVLAGAGSGKTRVLVHRVAWLMEVEGLAPHNILAVTFTNKAAKEMRGRVEELMGRSLHSMWMGTFHGLAHRLLRAHYADVNLPDSFQILDSDDQYRLIRRILKSMNLDEKHWAPKQVQWYINGNKDEGLRPHQIDTRDDYTQKKMAEIYKVYQDTCDRSGLVDFAELLLRAHELWVNNPSILAHYQRRFRAILVDEFQDTNNIQYAWLRLLSGEGNNTMIVGDDDQSIYGWRGANVENIHNFLRDYVGAETIRLEQNYRSTGVILKAANAVIDNNQGRLGKELWTEQAEGEPIKVYAGFNEVDEARFIISKIKTWLEQGNALQDCAILYRNNAQSRILEEALLHESIAYRIYGGMRFFERQEIKDALAYLRMMNHPLDDAAFERVVNVPARGIGEKTLAQIRELARENQQSLWQTGMLMVAEKRLSSRASNALKSFIDMVLTLQEDLAELGLERQADEAIKRSGLYAMYQAEKGEKARARIENLEELVTACKQFVVPEEAEEMTPLAAFLAHASLEAGETQADKHQDAVQMMTIHSAKGLEFPLVFIAGVEEGMFPSQMSNEEPGRLEEERRLCYVGMTRAMEQLYLTWAESRRLYGQDKFHTMSRFIKEMPSDCMEEVRLRTTVSRPVYNRFENRTSHEAFVDSGMQLGQRVMHPKFQEGTVINMEGQGEHARIQVNFDDFGSKWLVMSYARLTKV, from the coding sequence ATGGACGTCTCACGCCTACTGGATAACTTAAACGATAAACAGCGCAGTGCCGTGGCCGCACCTGCACAAGATATGCTGGTACTGGCGGGGGCCGGTAGCGGTAAAACCCGCGTGTTGGTGCACCGAGTAGCTTGGTTAATGGAAGTCGAGGGCTTAGCGCCACACAATATTTTAGCCGTAACCTTTACCAACAAAGCTGCCAAAGAAATGCGCGGTAGGGTGGAGGAACTGATGGGCCGTTCGCTACACTCCATGTGGATGGGTACCTTTCACGGCCTTGCTCACCGCTTATTGCGCGCCCATTATGCCGATGTCAATCTGCCAGATAGTTTTCAGATTCTGGACTCCGATGATCAATACCGTTTGATTCGGCGCATCTTAAAATCCATGAACCTGGATGAAAAACACTGGGCTCCCAAGCAGGTGCAATGGTATATCAATGGCAATAAAGACGAAGGATTACGCCCGCATCAAATAGATACCCGCGACGATTACACCCAGAAAAAAATGGCCGAGATATACAAGGTTTATCAAGATACCTGTGATCGCTCCGGGCTGGTGGATTTTGCCGAATTGCTATTACGTGCCCATGAGCTATGGGTGAATAATCCAAGCATTCTTGCCCATTATCAACGCCGTTTTCGCGCCATCCTGGTGGATGAATTTCAGGATACCAATAACATTCAATACGCCTGGCTCAGATTGCTAAGTGGCGAAGGCAACAATACCATGATCGTGGGGGACGACGATCAGTCTATTTATGGTTGGCGTGGTGCCAATGTGGAAAACATTCACAATTTCTTGCGTGATTATGTGGGCGCCGAGACGATTCGTCTGGAACAAAATTACCGCTCTACCGGCGTGATCCTGAAGGCCGCTAATGCTGTTATCGACAATAACCAAGGGCGTTTGGGTAAGGAGCTTTGGACAGAGCAGGCGGAAGGCGAGCCTATCAAGGTATATGCCGGTTTTAATGAGGTGGATGAGGCACGCTTTATTATTTCCAAAATCAAAACCTGGCTTGAACAAGGCAATGCGCTGCAGGATTGCGCTATTTTATATCGCAACAATGCTCAGTCTCGTATTCTGGAAGAGGCGTTATTGCACGAATCGATTGCCTATCGCATCTATGGCGGGATGCGTTTCTTTGAACGGCAGGAAATCAAAGATGCCTTAGCTTACCTACGGATGATGAACCACCCGCTGGATGATGCCGCTTTTGAGCGAGTGGTAAACGTCCCTGCTCGTGGTATCGGTGAAAAAACCCTGGCACAAATCCGTGAGTTGGCGCGGGAAAACCAGCAATCACTGTGGCAAACCGGAATGCTGATGGTGGCTGAAAAACGCCTGTCTTCTCGCGCCAGTAACGCCCTGAAAAGTTTTATCGATATGGTACTCACTCTGCAAGAGGACTTGGCTGAGCTAGGTTTGGAGCGTCAGGCAGATGAAGCCATTAAGCGCTCGGGTTTATATGCCATGTATCAGGCGGAAAAAGGTGAAAAAGCCCGTGCTCGCATCGAAAACCTGGAAGAGCTGGTGACGGCGTGTAAACAATTTGTGGTGCCAGAAGAAGCAGAGGAAATGACTCCACTGGCGGCATTTTTAGCTCATGCTTCTCTTGAGGCGGGGGAAACTCAGGCCGACAAGCATCAGGACGCGGTACAGATGATGACTATTCACAGCGCCAAAGGCCTTGAGTTTCCGCTGGTGTTTATTGCTGGTGTAGAGGAAGGCATGTTCCCCAGCCAGATGAGTAATGAGGAACCGGGCCGGTTAGAAGAAGAGAGGCGCTTGTGCTACGTGGGTATGACGCGCGCGATGGAGCAGTTGTATCTCACTTGGGCGGAAAGCCGCCGTCTTTATGGCCAAGACAAGTTCCATACTATGTCGCGTTTTATCAAAGAGATGCCCTCTGATTGTATGGAAGAGGTGCGTTTGCGTACCACAGTATCTCGCCCGGTGTACAATCGCTTCGAAAATCGCACCTCTCATGAAGCATTCGTAGATTCAGGTATGCAATTAGGGCAGCGAGTGATGCACCCCAAATTCCAGGAAGGCACGGTGATCAATATGGAAGGCCAGGGTGAACATGCACGAATTCAGGTCAACTTTGACGATTTTGGCAGCAAATGGCTGGTAATGAGCTATGCTCGTTTGACTAAAGTCTAA
- a CDS encoding energy transducer TonB, with product MAASATVETSPIKRPAPKYPDYALKHKLEGAVLVNFSIEQDGGVSDIKVMAADQDGLFDASTILAVQSWVYHKPPHKIRNNYAAIEYVLSDTPNVSQFSNVERIQIRGN from the coding sequence GTGGCAGCATCAGCGACGGTTGAAACCTCCCCCATCAAACGCCCTGCACCAAAGTATCCAGACTACGCCCTGAAGCATAAGTTGGAAGGTGCGGTATTGGTTAACTTTAGCATTGAGCAAGATGGCGGAGTTTCTGATATTAAAGTGATGGCAGCCGATCAAGATGGTTTATTTGACGCCAGCACCATCCTGGCTGTCCAGAGCTGGGTTTACCACAAACCACCACACAAAATTCGCAACAACTATGCCGCGATTGAGTATGTGCTTTCAGATACCCCCAATGTGTCTCAGTTCAGCAATGTGGAGAGGATTCAAATCAGAGGAAATTAA
- a CDS encoding PepSY domain-containing protein produces the protein MSRFLHRWIATIVVLQVVIWVSTGFYFNLVNSSWHNSNHYYNPSPKPGCNKSLASLEELPKLTGANKVELIVTTSGCYYLAHFNQTFHQYQPMQSITFNALSGAIASPLNAEEARDIALESYSGPGKVTGATKHPGGESNNGKQRNPVWRVDFDDERRTSVYVHTITRKVIRHENQYSRFHQWMFKLHFMDYFNTGGFNHLLLIGMALLTFITFVTGVIWLVSKIKNGQLLR, from the coding sequence ATGAGCCGGTTTTTACATCGATGGATTGCCACAATCGTGGTACTACAGGTTGTTATCTGGGTAAGTACTGGCTTTTACTTTAATTTGGTAAATAGCAGTTGGCACAACAGCAACCATTACTACAACCCTTCCCCAAAACCAGGTTGCAACAAGAGCTTGGCGAGCTTAGAGGAGCTCCCGAAACTAACAGGTGCAAACAAAGTGGAACTGATTGTAACAACATCGGGTTGTTACTATCTGGCTCACTTTAATCAAACCTTTCATCAATATCAGCCAATGCAAAGCATTACTTTTAATGCACTATCAGGCGCTATTGCCTCACCTTTGAATGCTGAAGAAGCCAGAGACATCGCTCTTGAGAGCTATTCAGGTCCGGGCAAAGTTACAGGCGCCACTAAGCATCCGGGTGGGGAGTCCAATAACGGCAAGCAACGCAATCCTGTTTGGCGCGTCGATTTTGACGACGAACGACGGACCAGTGTTTATGTACACACAATCACACGCAAAGTGATCCGTCACGAAAACCAATATTCACGTTTTCACCAGTGGATGTTCAAACTGCACTTTATGGATTATTTCAACACCGGTGGTTTTAATCACCTATTGTTGATTGGCATGGCATTATTGACCTTTATCACCTTTGTCACAGGTGTCATCTGGTTAGTGTCAAAAATAAAAAATGGCCAGCTATTGCGCTGA
- a CDS encoding GNAT family N-acetyltransferase, translated as MKFSQFEPSRTQEAITLFRNVFSASEGEAEGRVIADFVAKLIHTTEQQDLIGCVAELNDRLVGCIFFSRITVPNGQSAFILSPVAVSTELQGTGIGQKLIQYGLDHLRSVNVKLAFTYGDPGYYCKTGFQPINENIVKAPCPLSQPIGWLAQSLDGQAIQPMVGATRCVEALNDPSLW; from the coding sequence ATGAAGTTTTCCCAATTTGAACCGTCAAGAACCCAAGAGGCTATAACGCTTTTCAGAAATGTGTTTTCTGCATCTGAGGGGGAGGCGGAAGGTCGTGTAATTGCAGACTTTGTGGCAAAGCTGATTCACACGACTGAGCAACAAGACCTGATAGGCTGTGTTGCAGAACTAAATGACAGGCTTGTAGGCTGCATCTTTTTCAGTCGTATTACTGTACCAAACGGGCAATCGGCATTCATACTGTCACCGGTTGCTGTGTCAACCGAGCTACAGGGGACAGGGATAGGTCAAAAGCTGATTCAATATGGCTTGGACCATCTCAGATCTGTAAACGTCAAATTAGCTTTCACTTACGGTGATCCCGGTTATTATTGCAAAACGGGTTTTCAGCCAATCAATGAAAATATCGTCAAAGCCCCTTGCCCTTTAAGTCAACCCATTGGGTGGCTGGCACAATCACTTGATGGCCAGGCAATTCAGCCTATGGTTGGTGCCACTCGATGTGTAGAGGCATTAAATGACCCAAGTCTCTGGTAG
- a CDS encoding VOC family protein — protein MITSIAHATIYVLNQDEALDFYKNKLGFEVGDDLKVEGGFRWLTVYPKSNSQLQLVLAEPKEGPMFTTDSAEKIRSLIKEGAFGAGVFETENCQKTYEELVAKGVEFIQPPTQQLYGVEAMAMDNSGNWFSLVERQFNE, from the coding sequence ATGATCACATCCATAGCGCATGCAACAATATATGTACTTAATCAGGACGAAGCGCTTGATTTTTACAAAAATAAGCTCGGTTTCGAAGTTGGTGATGACCTGAAAGTGGAAGGCGGTTTCCGATGGCTAACTGTATATCCGAAATCTAATTCACAGCTTCAACTGGTATTAGCGGAGCCGAAAGAGGGACCAATGTTCACTACGGATTCTGCCGAAAAAATTCGAAGCTTAATCAAGGAAGGGGCATTCGGAGCAGGTGTTTTCGAAACTGAAAATTGTCAAAAAACCTATGAAGAACTCGTGGCTAAAGGTGTGGAATTTATTCAGCCACCGACACAACAGCTGTATGGTGTTGAAGCAATGGCTATGGACAACTCGGGAAACTGGTTTAGTTTGGTTGAACGACAATTTAACGAGTAA